One Nostoc punctiforme PCC 73102 DNA window includes the following coding sequences:
- a CDS encoding 2-oxo acid dehydrogenase subunit E2, with protein sequence MINILPFPNERKHTFAFLNYARACSPVFIDTDVDMTKILNLREGSATLAQTKLSIITYFIYAAARVLSKYPEANSSLLGGLLPKLAQSDTVSAKFALDKKIGEQRVVLPGLIPHANQISLQGIQNTIDYYKLNDFDNIQEYAALKKLQKLPLFLAELIFGLILADLKRRRSRLGTFSVSSLGHKSINSFFSVGGTTLTFGLGQIQSQAVVQKEEIKIAPVMRLSMTFDHRVIDGAMAADILSDIRESLEKFCE encoded by the coding sequence ATGATTAACATTCTGCCTTTTCCCAATGAACGGAAACATACCTTTGCTTTTTTAAACTATGCCAGAGCTTGCAGTCCTGTTTTTATAGATACAGATGTAGACATGACGAAAATTCTCAATTTACGAGAAGGTTCGGCTACACTGGCACAAACTAAATTGAGCATCATCACTTATTTTATCTATGCGGCTGCACGAGTTCTCTCTAAATATCCAGAAGCTAATAGCAGTCTTTTAGGGGGATTATTACCGAAGTTAGCGCAGTCTGATACTGTAAGCGCAAAGTTTGCTTTGGACAAAAAAATAGGTGAGCAGCGTGTAGTTCTTCCTGGTTTAATTCCTCATGCTAACCAAATTTCTTTACAAGGAATTCAAAACACCATTGATTATTACAAATTAAATGATTTTGATAATATTCAGGAATACGCTGCTCTGAAAAAGTTACAAAAACTTCCTTTGTTCTTAGCAGAATTGATATTTGGTTTGATTCTTGCCGATTTAAAAAGACGGAGAAGCCGCCTGGGTACATTCTCGGTTTCTTCACTCGGCCACAAATCAATTAACAGCTTTTTTTCGGTAGGAGGAACTACACTCACTTTTGGATTGGGACAAATTCAATCGCAGGCTGTTGTACAAAAGGAGGAAATTAAAATTGCTCCTGTGATGCGTTTGAGTATGACTTTTGACCATCGGGTAATTGATGGTGCGATGGCGGCAGATATTTTGAGCGATATTAGAGAATCGCTGGAAAAGTTTTGCGAATGA
- a CDS encoding acyl carrier protein, translated as MNNVTDLVYLIQDVLELPIAEQDINTPFDQLGGWDSLGLLRLITSIEIRTGKKVSVLSMLQARNIKDIYESIQ; from the coding sequence GTGAATAACGTTACAGATTTGGTTTATCTCATTCAAGACGTACTAGAATTACCGATTGCCGAACAAGATATTAATACTCCTTTTGATCAATTAGGAGGCTGGGATTCTCTTGGTCTATTGCGTTTGATTACTTCGATTGAAATCCGCACAGGTAAGAAAGTCTCTGTTTTATCTATGCTGCAAGCACGTAATATCAAAGACATTTACGAGTCTATTCAGTAA